In Macaca thibetana thibetana isolate TM-01 chromosome 8, ASM2454274v1, whole genome shotgun sequence, one DNA window encodes the following:
- the GPT gene encoding alanine aminotransferase 1 produces MASSTGDQSQAVRNGLRTKVLTLHSMNPRVRRVEYAVRGPIVQRALELEQELRQGVKKPFTEVIRANIGDAQAMGQRPITFLRQVLALCVNPDLLTSPSFPDDAKKRAERILQACGGHSLGAYSVSSGIQLIREDVAQYIERRDGGIPADPNNVFLSTGASDAIVTVLKLLVAGEGHTRTGVLIPIPQYPLYSATLAELGAVQVDYYLDEERAWALDVSELHRALCQARGHCHPRALCVINPGNPTGQVQTRECIEAVIRFAFEERLFLLADEVYQDNVYAAGSQFHSFKKVLMEMGPPYAGQQELASFHSTSKGYMGECGFRGGYVEVVNMDAAVQQQMLKLMSVRLCPPVPGQALLDLVVSPPAPTDPSFAQFQAERQAVLAELAAKAKLTEQVFNEAPGISCNPVQGAMYSFPRVQLPPRAVERAQELGLAPDMFFCLRLLEETGICVVPGSGFGQREGTYHFRMTILPPLEKLRLLLEKLSRFHAKFTLEYS; encoded by the exons ATGGCCTCGAGCACAGGTGACCAGAGCCAGGCAGTGAGGAACGGACTGAGGACGAAGGTGCTGACGCTGCACAGCATGAATCCTCGTGTGCGGCGAGTGGAGTACGCAGTGCGTGGCCCCATAGTGCAGCGAGCCTTGGAGCTGGAGCAGGAGCTGCGCCAG ggtGTGAAGAAGCCTTTCACCGAGGTCATCCGTGCCAACATCGGGGACGCACAGGCTATGGGGCAGAGGCCCATCACCTTCCTGCGCCAG GTCCTGGCTCTCTGTGTCAACCCCGATCTTCTGACCAGCCCCAGCTTCCCTGACGATGCCAAGAAGAGGGCGGAGCGCATCCTGCAGGCGTGTGGGGgccacagcctgg GGGCCTACAGCGTCAGCTCCGGCATCCAGCTGATCCGGGAGGACGTGGCGCAGTACATCGAGAGGCGCGACGGAGGTATCCCTGCGGACCCCAACAATGTCTTCCTGTCCACAGGGGCCAGCGACGCCATCGTG ACGGTGCTGAAGCTGCTGGTGGCCGGCGAGGGCCACACACGCACAGGTGTGCTCATTCCTATCCCCCAGTACCCACTCTACTCGGCCACACTGGCAGAGCTGGGCGCAGTGCAGGTGGATTACTACCTGGACGAGGAACGCGCCTGGGCGTTGGACGTGTCCGAGCTTCACCGTGCACTGTGTCAGGCGCGTGGCCACTGCCACCCTCGTGCGCTGTGTGTCATCAACCCTGGCAACCCCACCG GGCAGGTGCAGACCCGCGAGTGCATCGAGGCTGTGATCCGCTTCGCCTTTGAAGAGCGGCTCTTTCTGCTGGCGGACGAG GTGTACCAGGACAACGTGTACGCCGCAGGCTCCCAGTTCCACTCATTCAAGAAGGTGCTCATGGAGATGGGGCCGCCCTATGCCGGGCAGCAGGAGCTCGCCTCCTTCCACTCCACCTCCAAGGGCTACATGGGCGA GTGCGGGTTCCGCGGCGGCTATGTGGAGGTGGTGAACATGGACGCTGCAGTGCAGCAGCAGATGCTAAAGCTGATGAGTGTGCGGCTGTGCCCGCCGGTGCCAGGCCAGGCCCTGCTGGACCTGGTGGTCAGCCCGCCCGCGCCCACTGACCCCTCCTTCGCGCAGTTCCAGGCT GAGAGGCAGGCAGTGCTGGCGGAGCTAGCGGCCAAAGCCAAGCTCACCGAGCAGGTCTTCAACGAGGCTCCCGGCATCAGCTGCAACCCAGTGCAGGGCGCCATGTACTCCTTCCCGCGTGTGCAGCTGCCCCCGCGGGCGGTGGAGCGTGCTCAG GAGCTGGGCCTGGCCCCCgacatgttcttctgcctgcgcCTCCTGGAGGAGACCGGCATCTGCGTGGTGCCTGGGAGCGGCTTTGGGCAGCGGGAAGGCACCTACCACTTCCG GATGACCATTCTGCCCCCCTTGGAGAAACTGCGGCTGCTGCTGGAGAAGCTGAGCAGATTTCATGCCAAATTCACCCTCGAGTACTCCTGA
- the PPP1R16A gene encoding protein phosphatase 1 regulatory subunit 16A: MAEHLELLAEMPMVGRMSTQERLKHAQKRRAQQVKMWAQAEKEAQGKKGPGERPRKEAAGRGPPKQVVFPPSVVLLEAAARNDLEEVRQFLGSGVSPDLANEDGLTALHQCCIDDFREMVQQLLEAGANINACDSECWTPLHAAATCGHLHLVELLIASGANLLAVNTDGNMPYDLCDDEQTLDCLETAMADRGITQDSIEAARAVPELRMLDDIRSRLQAGADLHAPLDHGATLLHIAAANGFSEAAALLLEHRASLSAKDQDGWEPLHAAAYWGQVPLVELLVAHGADLNAKSLMDETPLDVCGDEEVRAKLLELKHKHDALLRAQGRQRSLLRRRTSSAGSRGKVVRRASLTQRTDLYRKQHAQEAIVWQQPPPPSPEPPEDSDDCRTDAELRPPPPEEDNPEVVRPHNGRVGGSPARHLYSKRLDRSVSYQLSSLDSTAPHTLVHDKAHHTLADLKRQRAAAKLQRPPPEGPESPETAGPGLPGHTETPQPDCGFRAGGDPPLLKLTAPAVEAPVERRPCCLLM, from the exons ATGGCCGAGCACCTGGAGCTGCTGGCAGAGATGCCCATGGTGGGCAGGATGAGTACGCAGGAGCGGCTGAAGCATGCCCAGAAGCGGCGTGCCCAGCAGGTGAAGATGTGGGCCCAGGCTGAGAAGGAGGCCCAGGGCAAGAAAGGTCCTGGGGAGCGTCCCCGGAAGGAGGCAGCCGGCCGAGGGCCCCCGAAGCAGGTCGTCTTCCCTCCCAGTGTTGTCCTTCTGGAGGCCGCTGCCCGAAATGACCTGGAAGAAG TCCGCCAGTTCCTTGGGAGTGGGGTCAGCCCTGACTTGGCTAACGAGGATGGCCTGACAGCCCTGCATCAG TGCTGCATTGATGATTTCCGAGAGATGGTGCAGCAACTCCTGGAGGCTGGGGCCAACATCAATGCCTGCGACAGTGAGTGCTGGACGCCTCTGCATGCTGCGGCCACCTGTGGCCACCTGCACCTGGTGGAGCTGCTCATCGCCAG TGGCGCCAATCTCCTGGCAGTCAACACCGACGGGAACATGCCCTATGACTTGTGTGACGATGAGCAGACGTTGGACTGCCTGGAGACTGCCATGGCCGACCGTG GCATCACCCAGGACAGCATCGAGGCCGCCCGGGCCGTGCCAGAACTGCGCATGCTGGACGACATCCGGAGCCGGCTGCAGGCCGGGGCAGACCTCCATGCCCCGCTGGACCACGGGGCCACGCTG CTGCACATCGCAGCCGCCAACGGGTTCAGCGAGGCGGCTGCCCTGCTGCTGGAACACCGAGCCAGCCTGAGCGCTAAGGACCAAGACGGCTGGGAGCCGCTGCACGCCGCAGCCTACTGGGGCCAG GTGCCCCTGGTGGAGCTGCTCGTGGCGCATGGGGCCGATCTGAACGCAAAGTCCCTGATGGACGAGACGCCCCTTG ATGTGTGTGGGGACGAGGAGGTGCGGGCCAAGCTGCTGGAGCTGAAGCACAAGCACGATGCCCTCCTGCGCGCCCAGGGCCGCCAGCGCTCCCTGCTGCGCCGCCGCACCTCCAGCGCCGGCAGCCGCGG gaAGGTGGTGAGGCGGGCGAGCCTGACCCAGCGCACCGACCTGTACCGCAAGCAGCACGCCCAGGAGGCTATCGTGTGGCAACAGCCGCCGCCCCCCAGCCCGGAGCCGCCCGAGGACAGTGATGACTGCCGGACTGACGCAGAGCTCAGGCCACCGCCCCCGGAG GAGGACAACCCCGAAGTGGTCAGGCCGCACAATGGCCGAGTAGGGGGCTCCCCAGCGCGGCATCTGTACTCCAAGCGACTGGACCGGAGTGTCTCATACCAGCTGAGCTCCCTGGACAGCACCGCCCCCCACACGCTGGTGCATGATAAGGCCCACCACACCCTGGCTGACCTGAAGCGCCAGCGAGCTGCCGCCAAGCTGCAGCGACCCCCGCCTGAGGGGCCCGAGAGCCCCGAGACGGCGGGGCCTGGCCTGCCTGGTCACACGGAGACCCCCCAGCCTGACTGTGGCTTCAGGGCAGGCGGGGACCCACCGCTGCTCAAGCTCACAGCCCCGGCGGTGGAGGCTCCTGTGGAGAGGAGGCCGTGCTGCCTGCTCATGTGA